In a genomic window of Littorina saxatilis isolate snail1 linkage group LG6, US_GU_Lsax_2.0, whole genome shotgun sequence:
- the LOC138968067 gene encoding ribonucleoside-diphosphate reductase small subunit-like, translating into MAEYVKSLPNGPVRAELVEQLKQYPVSMLLDAVKDNPNHTTNDFVEREMYKIKELKLLRELKPEFWEEDEERHTLLPIKLKDIWAEYIKQRACFWTPGDVSFEKDDYDSLSDPHKRIMKYIMGFFSVADSIVNENIFTNLLKNMPTLEAKFMYMMQEAQENVHNEVYSKMVDAYIKDPEEKKAIFRAALDMKAIKRKVDWAKKWLNEADGLAQVIVAFLIVECLLFPVIFAIIYWMLSEKNLPLEGFFFSNEFIARDEGMHGDAGITVYNNYFPEETKLSQETVQSMIAEAIEADHEFVIEAFDGNKFPGMTPEMLMQYARFLGDQTLMQLNYEPMYNVDNPFRFMQNLGMDGRTDFFAKRVSEYRKDSPSGEEASTFDIISDDI; encoded by the coding sequence ATGGCAGAATATGTCAAGAGCCTGCCCAACGGGCCCGTCAGGGCGGAACTGGTCGAGCAACTCAAACAATACCCGGTTTCTATGCTCCTCGATGCCGTCAAGGACAACCCCAACCACACAACCAACGATTTCGTTGAGCGGGAGATGTACAAGATCAAAGAGCTAAAGTTGCTCCGGGAGCTCAAACCGGAATTCTGGGAGGAAGACGAGGAACGCCACACGCTACTCCCCATCAAGCTCAAAGACATCTGGGCAGAGTACATAAAACAAAGGGCGTGCTTCTGGACCCCGGGGGATGTATCGTTCGAGAAGGACGATTACGACTCTCTGTCCGACCCTCACAAGCGTATCATGAAGTATATCATGGGGTTCTTCAGCGTGGCCGACTCTATAGTCAACGAGAACATCTTCACCAACCTCTTGAAGAACATGCCGACCCTAGAGGccaagtttatgtacatgatgCAAGAGGCCCAAGAGAACGTTCACAACGAGGTGTACAGCAAAATGGTTGACGCGTATATCAAGGACCCCGAGGAAAAAAAAGCCATCTTCAGAGCCGCCCTCGACATGAAGGCCATCAAGCGAAAGGTGGACTGGGCCAAGAAGTGGCTCAACGAGGCCGACGGGCTAGCTCAGGTCATAGTGGCGTTCCTCATCGTTGAGTGTCTGCTATTCCCGGTCATCTTCGCCATCATCTATTGGATGCTTTCCGAGAAGAATCTGCCCCTCGAAGGGTTCTTCTTCAGCAACGAGTTTATCGCCAGAGACGAGGGCATGCACGGTGATGCGGGCATCACAGTGTACAACAACTACTTCCCCGAGGAGACCAAGCTGTCGCAGGAGACGGTTCAAAGCATGATCGCGGAAGCAATCGAAGCTGACCACGAGTTTGTCATCGAGGCGTTTGACGGCAACAAGTTCCCTGGCATGACCCCGGAGATGCTGATGCAGTACGCCAGGTTCCTCGGAGACCAGACCCTGATGCAGCTCAATTACGAGCCCATGTATAACGTGGATAACCCCTTCAGGTTCATGCAGAACCTCGGTATGGACGGGCGTACCGACTTCTTTGCCAAAAGGGTCTCTGAATACAGGAAGGACAGTCCCTCGGGGGAGGAAGCGTCTACCTTTGATATCATCAGTGATGATATCTGA